One part of the Zonotrichia leucophrys gambelii isolate GWCS_2022_RI unplaced genomic scaffold, RI_Zleu_2.0 Scaffold_106_152335, whole genome shotgun sequence genome encodes these proteins:
- the CD37 gene encoding leukocyte antigen CD37, translating into MSPKSCLGCTKCFLFLLNLFFFFLGILLLAFSFWVLFDRQSFAAVLGSPLLSLRLCSYGFSGVGMATMLLGFLGCLGALKEVKAMLGLYFGLLLLLLAAQITVAIIVYTQRAALAAKVAAYAEELIRSYPAQGPPGDPHESWDAVQQQLGCCGWKGPQDWEQHDGDGDGDRAIACSCLRAPNSTHGSPGVLPHGRCPTAAPQDTFPTGCKETVQSWLAGNLVTIVGACVGIGLGELSLLMLSMFLLRNLDSRYEKLLRGL; encoded by the exons ATGAGCCCCAagagctgcctgggctgcaccaagtgcttcctcttccttctcaaCCTCTTCTTCTTc TTCCTGGGCATCCTCCTCCTCGCCTTCAGCTTCTGGGTGCTGTTCGACCGGCAGAGCTTCGCCGCCGTGCTGG ggtcGCCGCTGCTAAGCCTGAGGCTCTGCTCCTACGGCTTCTCGGGGGTCGGCATGGCCACCATGCTCCTGGGCTTCCTGGGCTGCCTGGGGGCCCTCAAGGAGGTCAAGGCCATGCTGGGGCTG TATTtcgggctgctgctgctgctcctcgcTGCCCAGATCACCGTGGCCATCATCGTCTACACGCAGCGCGCCGCT ctggctgCCAAGGTGGCCGCCTACGCCGAGGAGCTGATCCGCAGCTACCCAGCCCAGGGACCACCTGGGGACCCCCACGAGAGCTGGGACGCTGTCCAGCAGCAG CTCggctgctgtggctggaagggaccccaggactgggagcagcacgatggggacggggacggggacagAGCCAtcgcctgctcctgcctcagggcACCCAACAGCACCCACGGGAGCCCGGGGGTGCTGCCCCATGGCCGCTGCCCCACGGCCGCCCCCCAGGACACTTTCCCCACG GGCTGCAAGGAGACAGTCCAGAGCTGGCTGGCCGGAAACCTGGTCACCATCGTGGGGGCTTGCGTCGGCATCGGCCTGGGGGAG ctctccctgctgatgCTGTCGATGTTCCTGCTCCGGAACCTGGACTCTCGCTACGAGAAGCTGCTGCGGGGGCTCTGA